Proteins from one Candidatus Desulfovibrio trichonymphae genomic window:
- a CDS encoding NYN domain-containing protein yields MKIRKLVGIDLLPSERRAKEMGFPYFPVQEFIAFYAGTDVDIIEVLCTLQLRVPEDGTVEAAAQARQQFEKKRYALEMCGVRVIKCPSKRSQNSPSGFKQSDDQRLMIRTLTLAMKLRPDFVTLVASDGDYTPMVESLRDEGIRTEVVASLPLLANDLRRHAVNVIDLDAVLEDLRAQQCANGTCRQFGCST; encoded by the coding sequence ATGAAAATCAGAAAACTTGTCGGCATTGATCTGCTCCCCAGTGAACGTCGGGCCAAAGAAATGGGCTTTCCTTATTTTCCTGTCCAAGAATTCATTGCATTCTATGCCGGGACGGATGTGGATATTATAGAAGTTCTTTGCACGCTGCAGCTTCGCGTGCCGGAGGATGGCACTGTGGAAGCCGCCGCGCAGGCCAGACAGCAATTTGAAAAGAAGCGGTACGCGCTTGAAATGTGCGGCGTCAGGGTGATTAAGTGCCCTTCCAAGCGAAGTCAAAACTCTCCCAGCGGTTTTAAGCAAAGCGATGACCAGCGGTTGATGATCAGAACACTGACTCTGGCCATGAAACTGCGTCCGGATTTTGTCACTCTTGTGGCGTCTGACGGGGATTATACGCCAATGGTGGAATCCTTGCGCGATGAGGGCATACGGACAGAAGTTGTCGCCTCGCTGCCGCTGCTGGCAAACGACTTGCGGCGACATGCGGTGAATGTGATTGATCTTGACGCAGTGCTTGAGGATCTGCGCGCGCAGCAATGCGCCAATGGAACCTGCCGTCAATTTGGATGCTCAACCTGA
- a CDS encoding TolC family protein, with amino-acid sequence MLVQNCHPPFFLPLVRLLCCVCCLVAWSDAQTEAVSKKTPPAPIYTGGRPLDPQSARHGLPKAITMPDAVSRALKFNPSLGARESQSRASEEGRKSARGAFGPKLGMSYTAVKQEKKTSPSTVRPPEMGMYSYGVEVSQTVFQGFKLLADYQKAALQADSDQAALRKAELDMTEQVQRYFLNYLREEENVRSAQGSLARLRDQLNITNAFYEVGLRPWLDVLQAEVNVSQSENLLVQAENNLDTCLAMLNTLLGLPATAQTGYMGKLIHIPFNLSLEQCLEIAYRQRPDLYIAARAVDMAGKDQRAVQSGYYPQVEAYYNITNTGDSPNMQRAGDSGSRGTTWEAGARATWNVFQWGTTWYADKQAGFLVTRMRYEEENLKLDVGYDVKSKLLSVREAEKRIALAEKSVEQSTEAFNAALARYREQVGTNFEVLDASSKLTTAEASLTGAKADYLTALAQIYAVMGEFRPDLMSPSLQHPDKQ; translated from the coding sequence AAAAAAACGCCGCCCGCGCCGATCTACACAGGTGGACGCCCCTTGGATCCACAAAGCGCGCGCCACGGCCTGCCAAAAGCCATCACCATGCCCGATGCAGTCTCCCGCGCGTTGAAATTTAATCCCTCGCTGGGCGCGCGGGAATCGCAGAGCCGCGCTTCGGAAGAAGGCCGTAAATCCGCGCGCGGCGCCTTCGGCCCCAAACTCGGCATGAGCTATACCGCCGTGAAACAGGAAAAAAAAACATCCCCCTCTACCGTGCGGCCGCCGGAAATGGGCATGTACAGCTATGGCGTTGAAGTCTCCCAAACGGTTTTTCAGGGCTTCAAACTGCTCGCCGACTACCAGAAAGCCGCCCTGCAGGCAGACAGCGATCAGGCCGCTCTGCGCAAGGCTGAACTGGATATGACAGAACAGGTGCAGCGGTATTTTCTGAATTACCTGAGAGAGGAAGAAAATGTCCGCAGCGCGCAGGGATCCCTCGCGCGGCTGCGCGACCAGCTCAACATAACAAACGCCTTTTATGAAGTCGGGCTGCGACCGTGGCTTGATGTGCTGCAGGCGGAAGTGAATGTCAGCCAGTCGGAAAATCTGCTGGTTCAGGCTGAAAACAACCTTGACACCTGCCTTGCCATGCTCAACACCCTGCTGGGCCTGCCGGCCACGGCACAAACCGGCTATATGGGCAAACTGATCCATATCCCTTTTAATCTTTCCCTAGAACAATGTCTTGAAATCGCCTACCGGCAGCGGCCTGACCTGTATATAGCCGCAAGGGCCGTGGACATGGCCGGCAAGGATCAACGCGCAGTGCAAAGCGGCTACTACCCGCAAGTAGAGGCCTATTACAATATCACCAACACCGGCGATTCGCCGAACATGCAACGCGCAGGCGACAGCGGCTCACGCGGAACAACATGGGAAGCGGGAGCGCGAGCCACTTGGAACGTCTTTCAATGGGGCACCACATGGTACGCCGACAAGCAGGCAGGCTTTCTTGTGACAAGAATGCGCTATGAAGAAGAAAACCTGAAGCTTGATGTGGGCTATGACGTTAAATCAAAACTTCTCTCCGTGCGTGAAGCGGAAAAACGCATTGCCCTTGCTGAAAAAAGCGTGGAACAGTCCACAGAAGCCTTTAATGCCGCGCTGGCCCGCTACCGGGAACAGGTAGGCACCAATTTTGAAGTGCTCGACGCGTCATCAAAACTTACAACGGCAGAAGCGTCGCTGACAGGCGCAAAGGCAGACTATCTCACGGCACTGGCGCAAATTTATGCGGTCATGGGCGAATTTCGCCCTGACCTGATGAGCCCCTCTCTTCAACATCCTGACAAACAATGA
- a CDS encoding ribonuclease J — MNGSLTITPLGGLGEIGINCQLWEGASGVVMVDCGLMFPDDAHLGVDVVIPHFGAVSGIKDKLLGIVLTHGHEDHIGALPWLVPELRGTRIYGSSFTLALVEHKLREHEILDWVELCPVNAGTVLDLGDLRFHFFPVCHSIPECFGLGVETSVGRIIHSGDFKIDPHPLSGTGTDLQMFRDFAGLKGARLLLSDSTNVMRDGRSLTEREVKESLAGIFDAAKGRIVITLFSSHIQRIQEVFDLAVERGRTVVVSGKSLAGNIDTARALGFVKPPADFFNAHTGVPDFPDEKLVLMVTGAQGEPLSALSRMVLGGHRRLCIHKGDTVVMSSRMIPGNVKAVSRLINEMYRLGAEVLYESVHAVHASGHAHSEELRDMLLAVRPELFVPVHGEYQHLVKHGRLAQRCGVAPDNIVLLENGQPLTLMPDAFRLDARVPVECTLVDGKGVGDVGFAVLKERRILGGEGMVVVVLVMDAETGSVLHGPEIISKGFVFGQRYSHLLEDAKCLVLDAIKSAHGRSGRMQDNIRSSLRSFFKRVLERDPVVVAIISAV, encoded by the coding sequence ATGAACGGCAGTCTCACCATCACGCCGCTGGGGGGCCTCGGTGAAATAGGCATCAACTGTCAGCTTTGGGAGGGCGCGAGCGGCGTCGTTATGGTGGACTGCGGCCTGATGTTCCCTGACGACGCACATCTGGGCGTTGATGTGGTCATTCCGCATTTCGGCGCGGTGAGCGGCATAAAAGACAAACTGCTCGGCATCGTGCTCACACACGGGCATGAAGACCACATCGGCGCGCTGCCGTGGCTTGTTCCCGAACTTAGAGGCACGCGCATTTACGGTTCAAGCTTTACGTTGGCTCTCGTGGAGCACAAATTGCGCGAGCACGAAATTCTTGACTGGGTGGAACTGTGCCCTGTGAATGCGGGTACGGTTCTGGATCTGGGTGATCTGAGATTCCATTTCTTTCCTGTCTGTCATTCCATCCCTGAATGCTTCGGACTGGGAGTGGAAACGTCCGTCGGCCGTATTATCCACAGCGGCGACTTCAAAATTGATCCGCATCCGCTGAGCGGCACAGGAACCGACCTGCAGATGTTCAGAGATTTCGCCGGACTAAAAGGCGCGCGGCTTCTGCTTTCTGATTCCACCAACGTGATGCGCGACGGGCGTTCGCTCACGGAACGCGAGGTCAAGGAATCGCTCGCTGGAATTTTTGACGCGGCCAAAGGCCGCATTGTGATCACACTCTTTTCCAGCCATATACAACGGATACAGGAGGTTTTCGATCTCGCGGTGGAACGTGGGCGTACCGTGGTGGTAAGCGGCAAATCTCTGGCCGGGAATATTGACACTGCACGCGCACTGGGTTTTGTGAAGCCGCCTGCCGACTTTTTCAACGCTCACACTGGCGTGCCGGATTTCCCGGACGAAAAACTCGTTCTTATGGTCACCGGCGCACAGGGCGAACCGCTTTCAGCCCTTTCGCGCATGGTGCTTGGCGGGCATCGCCGGCTTTGTATACACAAAGGCGATACGGTGGTGATGAGTTCCAGAATGATCCCCGGCAACGTAAAAGCCGTTTCCCGGCTGATCAATGAAATGTACCGGCTCGGCGCGGAAGTGCTGTATGAAAGCGTGCATGCCGTCCACGCCTCGGGCCATGCGCACAGCGAAGAATTGCGCGACATGCTGCTTGCCGTGCGGCCGGAACTTTTTGTGCCGGTGCACGGCGAATACCAGCACCTTGTCAAGCACGGACGGCTGGCGCAACGTTGCGGCGTTGCCCCGGACAATATTGTGCTTTTGGAAAACGGACAACCGTTGACCCTGATGCCGGACGCATTCCGCCTGGACGCGCGCGTGCCGGTGGAATGCACGCTGGTGGACGGCAAGGGGGTGGGCGATGTCGGCTTTGCCGTCCTCAAGGAGCGCCGCATTTTGGGCGGCGAAGGCATGGTTGTTGTCGTTCTGGTCATGGATGCGGAAACAGGCAGTGTGCTCCACGGCCCGGAAATTATCTCAAAGGGATTTGTCTTTGGGCAGCGATACAGCCACCTGCTGGAAGACGCAAAATGTCTCGTGCTGGACGCAATCAAGTCAGCACATGGCCGTTCAGGCCGCATGCAGGACAACATCCGTTCCTCGCTGCGAAGTTTTTTCAAACGTGTGCTGGAGCGTGACCCTGTTGTAGTGGCAATTATCAGTGCAGTATGA